Proteins co-encoded in one Cytophaga hutchinsonii ATCC 33406 genomic window:
- a CDS encoding pentapeptide repeat-containing protein yields MKTKLTSVTKDYSGLRLEEAEYENMLFLNCDFTNARLNGVDLIDCTFEQCNLSNATLDAASLKNCTFIECKMLGLSFSQTRDFGFEIHVTHSNLSFASFDKKKLYKSTFTECNMEGVNFTQADLSKSKLQACNLLDALFSDTNLSGVDFRTNTNFLIHPEANTIKKARFQSQDLHRLLMGYNIIVD; encoded by the coding sequence ATGAAAACTAAATTAACGTCTGTTACAAAAGATTATTCCGGTCTGCGTTTGGAAGAAGCTGAATACGAAAATATGCTATTTTTAAATTGCGACTTTACAAACGCACGGTTAAATGGTGTAGACTTAATCGATTGTACATTTGAGCAGTGTAACTTAAGCAATGCCACACTTGATGCTGCCTCTCTTAAAAACTGTACATTTATTGAATGTAAAATGCTTGGCCTGTCCTTTTCTCAAACACGTGATTTTGGATTTGAAATACATGTAACACATTCCAATCTTTCTTTTGCATCGTTTGATAAAAAGAAACTATATAAAAGTACTTTTACGGAATGCAATATGGAAGGTGTTAATTTTACACAAGCAGATCTGTCAAAAAGCAAGTTGCAGGCCTGTAATCTGCTGGATGCCTTGTTTTCAGACACCAATTTAAGCGGGGTGGATTTCAGAACAAATACCAATTTTCTGATACACCCCGAAGCAAATACAATTAAGAAAGCACGGTTTCAATCGCAGGATCTGCATCGCTTATTGATGGGTTATAATATTATTGTAGACTAG
- a CDS encoding fatty acid desaturase: MIIFAFLVIHWYVSLFFQSVFHHRYSAHGIFTMSKTWEKIFYVGCFIAQGSSYISANAYGKLHRLHHAHTDTPEDPHSPQNSSNALMMMWETRNNYIDVYTGKTPVDERFTKNLPDWPVFEKYAHTFYTRFAWIFLYVLFYVEFATAWWMFLFLPVTILMGSIQGVAVNWWAHKFGYVNCKVNNTSKNILPIDVIFWGESFHNNHHANPQNPNNSIKWFEFDSGYQMMRFLNMMRIIKLKPYYSVL, from the coding sequence ATGATCATATTTGCCTTTCTTGTAATCCACTGGTACGTTTCCTTGTTTTTTCAATCCGTATTCCACCATCGATATTCTGCTCACGGTATTTTCACGATGTCCAAAACATGGGAAAAAATCTTTTATGTAGGCTGCTTTATTGCTCAGGGTTCTTCCTATATCAGTGCGAATGCTTATGGTAAACTGCACCGTTTGCACCATGCCCATACCGATACGCCTGAAGATCCGCACTCTCCGCAAAACTCATCCAATGCCTTAATGATGATGTGGGAAACACGTAATAATTACATTGATGTATATACAGGAAAAACACCTGTTGATGAACGCTTCACAAAAAATTTACCCGACTGGCCGGTATTTGAAAAATACGCGCATACGTTCTATACACGTTTTGCATGGATCTTTTTATACGTTTTGTTTTACGTAGAATTTGCTACCGCCTGGTGGATGTTCTTATTTCTTCCGGTCACTATTCTTATGGGCTCCATACAAGGTGTTGCTGTAAACTGGTGGGCACATAAATTTGGGTATGTAAACTGCAAAGTAAACAATACATCTAAAAATATACTGCCGATAGATGTGATATTCTGGGGAGAATCGTTTCACAACAATCACCATGCAAACCCCCAGAATCCCAACAATTCGATTAAATGGTTTGAATTTGATTCCGGATATCAAATGATGCGTTTTCTGAATATGATGCGTATTATTAAACTCAAACCCTATTATTCAGTGCTTTAA
- a CDS encoding FKBP-type peptidyl-prolyl cis-trans isomerase: protein MAFTTEKDTVSYSLGVNIATSLKNQGFDDLNLDALTTALSDVFGNKTLQIDEAKGGQILNAYFQGMQERKQKKNIEEGVAFLKANGAKADVITLPSGLQYKVLVEGNGPKPTATDKVTTHYHGTLINGTVFDSSVERGQPATFPVNGVIAGWIEALQLMPTGSKWQLYVPSDLAYGARGASELIGPHTTLIFDVELISIN, encoded by the coding sequence ATGGCATTCACAACAGAAAAAGATACCGTTAGCTATAGCCTTGGTGTAAACATTGCAACAAGCCTTAAAAATCAAGGATTTGATGACTTAAATTTAGATGCACTTACAACAGCATTAAGCGATGTATTTGGCAATAAAACGTTACAGATAGATGAAGCAAAAGGCGGGCAAATATTAAATGCTTACTTCCAGGGTATGCAGGAACGCAAACAGAAAAAAAACATTGAAGAAGGCGTTGCTTTCTTAAAGGCAAATGGTGCTAAAGCGGATGTAATTACGTTACCTAGCGGTTTGCAATACAAAGTGCTGGTTGAAGGAAATGGCCCTAAACCAACCGCTACAGACAAAGTAACAACACACTACCACGGAACATTGATCAACGGTACGGTATTCGATAGTTCTGTTGAACGCGGACAGCCTGCTACTTTCCCTGTAAACGGTGTAATTGCCGGCTGGATCGAAGCCTTGCAGTTAATGCCTACAGGTTCTAAATGGCAGCTATATGTACCATCTGACCTGGCGTATGGTGCAAGAGGTGCTTCTGAACTGATCGGGCCACACACAACGTTGATTTTTGATGTTGAATTAATTTCTATCAATTAA
- a CDS encoding gliding motility-associated C-terminal domain-containing protein, producing the protein MRFERLFTFSFVSAAISPLKLILINRFSGLFFLLLFCFSSIAEGTKELRPTASDFGSLQIYDRGRLFATYNAPAMDRLYVHICSPGEIIYFGFKQPDNDVFFRLKDPSGNILSPYTSQPVPNSGAGYIATYNQAVTGPSQIAGAGGYNAMSYTALVAGDYYFEFNTGSATTPPVNPANGNAQRFFDLLDITVASGAVAKPGRLWSYSWDINTTATNNPFTGKMYILSTDSIVTSIDFNGMQPFGAVIAANSTGLSNTGNLVTDRKSKVGNFSVPEYKIFLNDPDRNCYPTGSFGNIIGQPIVTGCDPATRCINIAVNKPGKVEIVLDLNGTAGYQPNTTDLLIIADVVAGQNCIPWDSKDGLGNYVTAITGIPLEISYLNGVTHLPLYDVEANPNGYIVELIRPAGAKPNLYWDDSAINKGTAPDGKVNLTGCSNAGGCHKWKDRGDNASAETINTWWYPNIITRNLIFDIPAATVDADNRNIAGELNDSLVCESISSFKLSGVVEGTTLGGSWTGGAGTFLPSRNVVNPTYVPNQTERNAGSVKLYLTSTTNGICPPAKDSVIILFEKAPVIKTDADKTICSTTKTIPVNAILTNAATGIWKGGTGTFTVPTNKSAVYTVSSADTTAGSIDLIFTSTGMRLCAQEDDTIHLSFERPPVVRLAADKIICALNNTLPVSAALVNGATGIWTGGNGSFATASALSTNYFIAPADITAGNINLIFTSTGVRTCPQQDDTISITLHKPVSLEVGPPMTICEGITTVNIHAAGDNTAALSWTGGNGSFSNSNGLTTTYTLAPAEIHASHIDLTLTGKRGVCPDSSDVLSIIITPIPSVDAGKDTLICKATNFTRTGSGSSGAAFKWYSIPSQTILATQNSITLQNIQTAGDYVLEASSANNCSNTDTISIQVYELPTLNPGGPFCFEPGLTLHANASGLPAVSATYIWQSGNNVLQSDPIHSDLIVSTSGDYTLTYKTAGCSKDALVTVKPKPILFTPEHELFSCEGSTITLLTNPRAGSAYTWRDKNGTVLQNSYMATVFSTTDAETYVVTETDANGCSNKDSIIATGTPIPQIITTDAAICADSSAALDVTTTNIPAHLLASLQYEWRQNSQIIISMDKTHNTSAPGIYNVKVSLGTCSSDKNIQVTVHELPVPTLPASYVFCSDNGNTVTLDAGAFNSYKWSSANETSQTITVNHAGIYDVLITNAFNCKAQASTSVTEICKPALFVSNAFSPNGDGINDTYDVFDSHVGAYSMTIFNRWGEVIFHSTDKTVYWDGTYKGDSMPVGVYPYVIKYEGDSELYKGPFQLEGSVTIVK; encoded by the coding sequence ATGAGATTTGAAAGACTTTTTACATTCAGCTTTGTATCTGCAGCAATTTCTCCATTGAAGTTGATTTTAATAAATCGTTTTTCCGGTTTATTCTTTTTGCTTTTATTTTGTTTTTCTTCTATAGCAGAAGGTACGAAAGAATTACGGCCAACAGCATCCGATTTTGGTTCGCTTCAGATATATGACCGGGGCCGGCTTTTCGCCACGTACAACGCTCCTGCAATGGACCGTTTATATGTGCATATCTGCTCACCGGGTGAAATCATCTACTTTGGATTTAAACAGCCTGATAACGATGTGTTTTTCCGGTTAAAAGACCCATCAGGAAATATTTTATCCCCATATACTTCTCAACCGGTACCGAACAGTGGTGCAGGATATATTGCAACATATAACCAGGCCGTTACCGGGCCTTCACAGATTGCCGGTGCGGGTGGATATAACGCAATGAGTTATACAGCGCTGGTTGCAGGTGATTATTATTTCGAATTCAATACCGGTTCTGCTACTACCCCACCTGTAAATCCTGCGAATGGAAATGCACAACGCTTTTTTGACCTGCTGGATATTACGGTAGCTTCCGGTGCGGTAGCAAAACCGGGAAGATTATGGTCGTATTCCTGGGATATCAATACAACTGCTACCAACAATCCATTTACAGGAAAAATGTATATTCTATCAACGGATAGCATTGTTACTTCTATTGACTTTAATGGTATGCAGCCTTTTGGTGCCGTCATCGCTGCTAATTCAACAGGGTTATCCAATACAGGTAATCTTGTAACGGATCGAAAAAGTAAAGTGGGGAATTTCTCTGTTCCCGAATATAAAATATTTCTGAATGATCCGGACAGAAACTGCTACCCTACCGGAAGCTTTGGAAACATTATCGGACAACCGATTGTAACCGGCTGCGATCCGGCCACCAGATGCATCAACATTGCTGTAAACAAACCCGGCAAAGTTGAAATTGTGCTGGACCTCAATGGTACTGCAGGCTACCAGCCCAATACAACAGATCTGTTGATCATTGCAGATGTTGTTGCGGGACAAAACTGCATTCCCTGGGACAGTAAAGATGGACTGGGAAATTATGTTACAGCCATTACCGGAATTCCGCTTGAAATAAGCTATCTGAATGGGGTTACACATTTACCCTTATATGACGTTGAAGCCAATCCGAATGGGTACATTGTAGAATTGATCCGGCCTGCAGGTGCTAAACCAAATCTGTATTGGGATGATTCTGCGATTAACAAAGGCACTGCACCTGATGGCAAGGTAAATCTCACCGGATGTTCCAATGCAGGCGGCTGTCATAAATGGAAAGACCGCGGCGATAATGCTTCGGCAGAAACCATTAACACCTGGTGGTATCCGAACATCATAACCAGGAATCTTATATTTGATATTCCTGCAGCAACCGTAGATGCAGACAACCGCAACATCGCCGGTGAATTAAACGATAGTCTTGTATGCGAAAGTATCAGTTCCTTTAAACTCAGTGGTGTTGTAGAAGGTACAACGCTTGGCGGCTCCTGGACTGGCGGCGCAGGAACATTTTTGCCATCCAGAAATGTAGTCAATCCAACCTATGTGCCGAATCAAACAGAACGGAATGCAGGTTCTGTTAAATTATATTTGACTTCAACAACCAATGGAATCTGCCCTCCTGCTAAAGATTCTGTTATAATACTATTTGAAAAAGCACCTGTCATAAAAACAGATGCCGATAAAACCATTTGTTCTACAACGAAGACAATTCCTGTGAATGCAATTCTTACCAATGCTGCAACCGGCATATGGAAAGGCGGCACCGGAACATTTACAGTACCAACAAACAAGTCTGCGGTGTATACAGTTTCATCTGCCGATACAACAGCCGGAAGTATTGATCTGATATTTACGTCTACCGGTATGCGCTTATGCGCGCAGGAAGACGATACCATTCATCTGTCCTTTGAAAGGCCACCTGTTGTGCGTTTAGCGGCAGATAAAATTATTTGCGCACTCAATAATACCTTACCTGTATCTGCTGCACTTGTTAACGGCGCAACAGGTATCTGGACCGGAGGAAACGGATCGTTTGCTACAGCTTCTGCTTTATCAACCAACTACTTTATAGCACCCGCCGACATTACTGCCGGCAACATTAATCTGATATTTACATCAACCGGAGTACGCACCTGTCCGCAGCAAGACGATACCATAAGTATCACATTACATAAACCCGTATCATTGGAAGTTGGCCCGCCGATGACAATTTGTGAGGGCATAACAACTGTAAACATCCATGCTGCAGGAGATAATACCGCAGCACTCAGCTGGACAGGAGGCAACGGAAGTTTCTCAAACAGTAATGGATTAACAACCACATATACATTAGCCCCTGCTGAAATACATGCGTCTCACATTGATTTAACACTTACCGGAAAAAGAGGCGTCTGTCCGGACTCTTCGGATGTATTATCTATCATCATCACACCCATTCCATCTGTAGACGCAGGAAAAGATACCTTAATCTGTAAAGCAACGAATTTCACACGTACCGGATCAGGTTCTTCAGGGGCAGCTTTCAAGTGGTATAGTATTCCTTCGCAAACGATTCTTGCAACACAAAACAGTATTACACTTCAGAATATACAAACGGCAGGTGATTATGTACTGGAAGCAAGCAGTGCAAATAACTGTTCCAATACGGATACGATTTCTATTCAGGTATACGAACTTCCAACGTTAAATCCCGGCGGTCCGTTTTGCTTTGAACCCGGATTAACGCTGCATGCAAACGCCTCCGGACTACCAGCTGTTTCTGCTACGTATATCTGGCAGTCAGGAAATAACGTACTGCAATCCGATCCGATACATTCCGATCTTATAGTATCAACTTCCGGTGACTACACATTGACTTACAAAACAGCCGGATGCAGCAAAGACGCCCTGGTAACAGTAAAACCCAAACCAATTCTTTTCACACCCGAACACGAATTGTTTTCCTGTGAAGGAAGTACCATAACATTGCTCACGAATCCCCGGGCAGGATCTGCCTACACGTGGAGAGATAAAAACGGAACTGTTCTTCAAAACAGTTATATGGCAACAGTATTTTCAACAACAGATGCTGAAACATATGTTGTTACAGAAACCGATGCGAACGGATGCTCAAATAAAGACAGCATCATTGCTACAGGAACTCCTATCCCGCAGATAATAACAACCGATGCGGCAATCTGTGCAGACTCATCGGCTGCATTGGATGTAACCACCACAAATATTCCGGCTCATTTACTTGCATCACTGCAATACGAATGGAGACAAAACAGTCAGATTATTATTTCAATGGATAAAACCCATAATACATCTGCTCCCGGAATCTATAACGTAAAAGTATCGCTCGGTACGTGTTCTTCTGATAAGAATATTCAGGTAACGGTACATGAGCTTCCGGTACCAACGCTACCTGCGAGCTACGTTTTCTGTTCAGACAACGGCAATACCGTAACGCTGGATGCAGGAGCATTCAACAGCTACAAGTGGTCATCTGCAAATGAAACGTCACAAACCATCACCGTAAACCATGCAGGTATATATGATGTCCTTATAACAAATGCATTCAACTGCAAAGCACAGGCTTCAACAAGCGTTACAGAAATATGTAAGCCGGCATTATTTGTTTCCAATGCGTTTTCACCTAACGGCGATGGTATAAATGACACTTATGATGTGTTTGATTCGCATGTAGGGGCATATTCTATGACAATCTTCAACCGTTGGGGCGAAGTTATTTTCCACTCAACTGATAAAACAGTATATTGGGATGGTACCTATAAAGGAGACAGTATGCCTGTAGGCGTTTATCCATATGTGATTAAATACGAAGGCGACTCTGAATTATATAAAGGGCCATTTCAACTTGAAGGCAGTGTAACCATTGTAAAATGA
- a CDS encoding PorP/SprF family type IX secretion system membrane protein, protein MKQATAYLFVFMFIGTLGIESSAQDYQFSQFYANILYLNPAFAGSAHKNRVILHQRLQWPALDATYTTSVVSFDHYFANTRSGVGTIVSRDIQGGTNISSTDIQLQYSYELSISEKYSFRAGLQAGYVSRNINYSLLTFPDQYNTGGLTSNASTEPYGVDKKNYLDLSSGGVFYSDKFWVGLAYSHMNTPNQSFYGESSPLPSKYSLTGGYKFLISKNGHANALTEKGKSYLIPTAQYKSQGKSDQLDLGAYALLNNTMLGVWYRGIPIKNYSKKIMNNESVVVLIGYKFKQLSLGYSYDFTVSKLTTAKTGGAHEFNLTFLFGNPKSRNKPLRRIPCPEFD, encoded by the coding sequence ATGAAACAGGCAACAGCGTATTTATTCGTCTTTATGTTTATCGGTACTTTGGGTATAGAAAGTAGCGCACAGGATTATCAATTCTCCCAATTCTATGCGAATATTTTATACCTGAACCCTGCCTTTGCAGGCAGCGCGCATAAAAACAGAGTTATACTGCATCAACGTTTGCAATGGCCTGCGCTGGATGCTACATACACAACGTCTGTTGTTTCGTTCGATCATTATTTTGCGAATACACGTAGCGGTGTTGGAACAATCGTTTCAAGGGATATACAAGGAGGTACAAATATCAGTTCTACAGATATTCAGCTGCAATATTCCTATGAACTATCCATCAGTGAAAAATATTCGTTCCGTGCAGGCTTGCAGGCAGGATATGTTTCAAGAAATATTAATTACTCGTTGCTGACATTTCCTGATCAGTATAATACCGGAGGGCTTACATCAAACGCAAGCACTGAACCATATGGCGTGGATAAAAAAAATTACCTGGATCTGTCTTCCGGAGGTGTTTTTTATTCAGATAAATTCTGGGTTGGTCTTGCCTATTCGCATATGAATACACCCAACCAATCGTTCTATGGAGAAAGCAGCCCGCTACCATCTAAGTATAGTTTAACAGGTGGCTATAAATTTTTGATCTCTAAAAACGGGCATGCAAACGCGCTTACTGAAAAGGGAAAATCTTATCTGATACCAACAGCACAATACAAATCTCAGGGTAAATCAGATCAATTGGATCTGGGTGCATACGCCTTATTAAATAACACCATGCTAGGCGTTTGGTACAGAGGCATACCCATAAAGAATTATTCGAAAAAAATAATGAACAACGAATCGGTTGTTGTATTGATCGGCTACAAATTTAAACAACTGAGTTTAGGTTATAGTTATGATTTTACGGTTTCAAAACTTACCACAGCCAAGACCGGCGGAGCACACGAATTTAACCTTACGTTCCTTTTTGGAAACCCCAAATCGCGTAATAAACCGCTGAGAAGAATCCCTTGTCCGGAGTTTGACTAA
- a CDS encoding serine hydrolase domain-containing protein, whose amino-acid sequence MLFRVHSFISVKSFRQSVLFGMIALTVYSCMPIQAYRYIVPDEQDVYRFKYETVKHADTCFEFKKVPVKKSFEVANWTSKVPLIKLPLDQFLKEQKTKYFVVIKNDSILYEYTDRKIKKYNPVPSFSISKSFVSACLGIAIQQGYIGSVNDRVTDYLPELNYHKNFESLTINHLLNQKSGIRMRVPNVADAYYGKVENVLPYIYFDHKPGEHFEYININYTLLGLIIERTTKQDLHKYFSDNIWSKIGTCDSAVWGYDYKTKHTRAIGCFAGSARDYAKFGMLYLNNGSWKGNQLIDSNWVKQSITPVNSLGENVGYNNSWFIGEKEVGDYMALGMYRQQIYINPENNVVIVSLMKFNKENLDLRWWQILRQVTEQTKSN is encoded by the coding sequence TTGTTGTTCAGAGTTCATTCATTTATTTCAGTAAAATCATTCAGACAATCCGTATTGTTTGGAATGATTGCATTGACTGTATACAGCTGTATGCCTATTCAGGCATATCGCTATATTGTCCCGGATGAGCAGGACGTTTATCGATTTAAATATGAAACCGTTAAACATGCCGATACGTGTTTTGAATTTAAAAAAGTTCCTGTAAAAAAATCATTTGAAGTAGCAAACTGGACCTCAAAAGTACCTTTAATAAAATTACCCCTGGATCAGTTTTTAAAAGAACAAAAAACGAAATACTTTGTAGTTATTAAAAACGATAGTATCCTGTATGAATATACAGACAGGAAAATAAAAAAATACAATCCGGTTCCCTCCTTTTCAATATCCAAATCGTTTGTATCCGCATGTCTCGGAATAGCTATCCAACAAGGGTATATAGGTTCTGTAAATGATCGTGTAACAGATTATTTGCCGGAACTCAATTATCATAAGAATTTTGAATCCCTAACCATCAACCATTTACTGAATCAAAAATCAGGCATCAGAATGCGCGTTCCAAATGTTGCAGATGCTTATTATGGTAAAGTTGAAAATGTATTGCCTTATATCTATTTTGACCATAAGCCCGGTGAGCATTTTGAATACATTAATATCAACTACACCTTATTGGGCTTAATCATTGAACGTACAACCAAACAGGATCTGCATAAATACTTCTCGGATAATATCTGGTCTAAAATCGGCACCTGTGATTCTGCCGTATGGGGCTATGATTATAAAACCAAACATACACGCGCAATAGGCTGTTTCGCGGGTTCTGCAAGGGATTATGCTAAATTCGGTATGCTGTATCTAAATAACGGCAGCTGGAAAGGAAACCAATTGATTGATAGTAATTGGGTGAAGCAATCTATTACTCCTGTAAATTCATTGGGGGAAAATGTAGGCTACAACAACAGCTGGTTTATCGGAGAAAAAGAAGTTGGAGATTATATGGCTCTTGGTATGTATAGACAGCAGATTTACATTAATCCTGAAAATAACGTTGTCATTGTTTCCTTAATGAAATTCAACAAAGAAAACCTCGACTTACGCTGGTGGCAAATATTGAGACAAGTTACAGAACAAACAAAATCTAACTGA
- a CDS encoding AAA family ATPase, with the protein MEHIEKLNAVLKHIKTSFVGKDEIIDLLGISLIARENAFLLGPPGTAKSAIIRALSACISDGKNFEYLLTRFTEPGELFGPFDIRKLKEGDLVTNTEGMMPEASMVFLDEIFNANSAILNSLLTALNERIFRRGKETKKLPALMFIGASNVLPEDESLNALLDRFLIRARCDYVDTDLLEEVLVAGWNLETRNQNQKPAIAPAEIIELQQYAKQVDVSTVRRQYVDLIHNLRNTGIKISDRRAVKIQNLLAASAVMSNRKEVIPSDLWVLKHVWDTEEQIEILEGIINTIIEKDTNPLAHPQAQYNKTPNAEELIKEIIQLTEKWESGNLSFEEQNVVKDKLRYLQTRSNWIKNNEHKLHIQEKIESLWHKMLQTI; encoded by the coding sequence ATGGAACATATTGAAAAGCTTAACGCTGTACTAAAGCATATAAAAACTTCCTTTGTAGGTAAAGATGAAATTATTGACCTGCTGGGAATAAGTTTGATTGCCAGGGAAAACGCATTCCTGCTTGGCCCCCCGGGTACAGCCAAGAGTGCGATTATACGCGCATTATCGGCGTGTATTTCGGATGGTAAAAATTTCGAATATCTGTTAACCCGATTTACAGAACCGGGAGAATTATTCGGGCCGTTTGATATCCGGAAATTAAAAGAAGGGGACTTGGTAACGAATACAGAAGGTATGATGCCGGAAGCTTCCATGGTTTTCCTGGATGAAATTTTCAATGCCAACAGTGCCATCCTGAATAGTTTATTAACGGCATTAAATGAACGTATTTTCAGAAGAGGAAAGGAAACTAAAAAGTTACCAGCGCTCATGTTTATTGGCGCGAGCAACGTATTGCCGGAAGACGAATCGTTAAATGCCTTACTTGATCGGTTCCTGATTCGTGCTCGCTGTGATTATGTAGATACCGATTTGCTTGAAGAAGTATTGGTTGCAGGCTGGAATCTTGAAACCAGAAATCAAAATCAAAAACCTGCTATTGCTCCGGCAGAAATAATTGAGCTGCAGCAATACGCCAAACAAGTCGATGTATCAACAGTGCGCAGGCAATATGTTGACCTGATACACAATCTTAGAAATACGGGGATAAAAATTTCAGACAGGAGAGCGGTGAAGATTCAGAATCTCTTGGCAGCAAGTGCTGTAATGAGTAACAGAAAAGAAGTAATCCCATCGGATCTGTGGGTATTAAAACATGTATGGGATACAGAAGAACAGATCGAAATCCTTGAAGGCATTATTAATACGATCATAGAGAAGGATACAAATCCCTTGGCGCATCCGCAGGCGCAATACAATAAAACGCCGAATGCAGAAGAGCTTATTAAAGAAATAATTCAGTTAACAGAAAAGTGGGAATCCGGTAATTTATCTTTTGAAGAACAGAATGTTGTAAAAGATAAATTAAGGTATTTACAGACACGCAGCAACTGGATCAAAAACAACGAACACAAACTTCATATACAGGAAAAAATAGAATCTTTATGGCACAAAATGCTTCAAACGATATAA
- a CDS encoding sterol desaturase family protein, translating to MQDSILAALDYLSALHPVTLFLLFLAENILIAAISILLGFMLDGLLTTFKDEITLKEIGWTCSTIFFNTLVTLAGYKLFQHGVIIFHLNFSVTELLADFLLLIVAMDFMMYVFHWAIHKLHALYRYHDLHHQYNNPTAVSLFVLHPVEVLGFGGLWLCLLTAIDFSIYAIILYLMFNVAMGIIGHLRKEFIPASVKNHTFFQWLANTGFHVDHHQYQQYNFGFYTKVWDRIFGTLK from the coding sequence ATGCAAGATAGTATACTGGCAGCGCTTGATTATTTAAGTGCGTTGCATCCCGTCACGTTATTTCTACTGTTTTTAGCAGAAAATATACTGATAGCAGCAATATCCATATTGTTGGGATTTATGTTAGATGGTTTATTAACTACCTTCAAAGATGAAATTACATTAAAAGAAATTGGCTGGACCTGTTCAACGATTTTTTTCAACACACTGGTTACACTGGCAGGCTATAAGCTTTTTCAACACGGCGTTATTATTTTTCATCTGAATTTTTCAGTAACAGAATTACTGGCAGACTTTTTACTATTGATCGTAGCAATGGATTTTATGATGTATGTATTTCATTGGGCGATACATAAATTACATGCCCTGTACAGATATCATGATCTGCATCATCAGTACAATAACCCAACTGCTGTTTCTTTATTTGTGTTACATCCTGTCGAAGTACTTGGTTTTGGAGGGCTTTGGTTATGTCTGCTCACTGCCATAGATTTTTCTATTTATGCCATCATACTTTATCTCATGTTTAATGTTGCCATGGGTATTATCGGACATTTACGTAAAGAATTCATCCCCGCAAGCGTGAAAAATCATACTTTTTTTCAATGGCTCGCAAATACTGGCTTCCATGTAGACCATCATCAGTACCAACAATACAATTTCGGGTTTTACACAAAAGTCTGGGATCGTATTTTTGGAACATTAAAATAG
- a CDS encoding cation diffusion facilitator family transporter, whose product MEHNHTHHHDHSIILTHVNTAFIVGIILNLLFVVIEAIVGLSVHSLSLLSDAGHNLADVASLALSLLAFRLLKIKSNESYTYGYRKTSILVALFNSMILIASIGAIFYEAAHRFFNPEPLPGQTIAVVAGIGILINAATALMFLRHKEKDLNVKSAYLHLMSDALVSLGLVIGGIIMFYTQWFWIDSVLSMIVAIIILFSTWKLLKDSLRLSLDGVPEYIHIHEIKETALKIAGVKDLHHIHAWAISTTENALTAHLVLDKNTTIADENIIKRELKHELEHKNIHHVTLETERENDPCGAEVC is encoded by the coding sequence TTGGAACACAATCACACACATCACCACGATCATTCCATAATTCTGACACACGTCAATACAGCTTTTATCGTTGGTATTATACTCAACTTGTTATTTGTTGTCATTGAAGCCATTGTTGGGCTTTCAGTGCATTCCTTATCACTGCTTTCAGATGCAGGGCACAACCTGGCAGATGTGGCCTCCTTAGCACTATCACTGCTGGCCTTTCGTCTGCTGAAAATAAAATCAAATGAAAGCTACACCTACGGATATCGTAAAACATCCATCCTTGTTGCCTTGTTTAATTCCATGATATTAATCGCCTCCATCGGAGCCATCTTTTATGAAGCAGCACATCGCTTCTTCAATCCCGAACCCCTGCCAGGCCAGACCATCGCTGTAGTGGCAGGTATCGGTATTTTGATCAATGCCGCTACGGCACTCATGTTTTTGCGCCATAAAGAAAAAGACCTGAATGTGAAAAGCGCATACCTGCATTTAATGAGTGATGCACTTGTTTCCCTTGGTCTGGTTATTGGCGGTATAATCATGTTCTATACGCAATGGTTCTGGATCGATAGCGTATTAAGTATGATTGTTGCAATCATTATTCTGTTCAGTACCTGGAAGCTCTTAAAAGACAGTTTACGTTTGTCACTGGACGGCGTACCGGAATATATTCATATACATGAGATCAAAGAAACCGCGCTGAAGATAGCAGGAGTAAAGGACCTGCATCATATCCATGCATGGGCGATAAGTACAACTGAAAATGCATTGACGGCACATCTTGTATTAGATAAAAACACTACAATCGCAGATGAAAATATAATCAAGCGGGAATTGAAACACGAACTGGAACATAAAAATATTCATCATGTTACGCTGGAGACAGAACGTGAAAATGATCCCTGTGGAGCAGAAGTTTGTTAA